A genomic segment from Nitratiruptor sp. YY08-10 encodes:
- a CDS encoding prepilin-type N-terminal cleavage/methylation domain-containing protein has product MRRSFTLLEIVVVLVIVSFLSVATFKAISKIVQKSFKAKETTKLSLESQIVLDQISNLLADRIPAATIGYDPVSGDYKPLNRIDSDNYKILEWYIRAMDDYMDGHYSGFCDMIPSINTNNYVISYGFDPSNMYYTSYNLIFAGSFDRATSDISDFQNAFGWHGGGSLVTYDINLSDSNSSAIALSDSQLPDFVYEKYFLTIGAHAVARGADIDKSASCLNGLNVDDNTLLLFYDYYPWQGQTFCADPNGTGQSGKAAVLMRYVQGFFAAEQDYTVRLKIDINRTIRGLGSVHFSKQKVVF; this is encoded by the coding sequence ATGAGACGATCTTTTACTCTACTTGAGATTGTCGTAGTATTGGTGATCGTCTCTTTTCTTTCTGTAGCAACTTTCAAAGCCATATCCAAAATCGTTCAAAAAAGTTTCAAAGCAAAAGAGACGACGAAACTCTCTTTGGAGAGTCAAATCGTTCTTGATCAAATCAGCAATCTTTTAGCAGATAGGATTCCGGCTGCAACGATCGGTTACGATCCTGTAAGCGGAGACTACAAACCATTAAACAGAATCGATTCAGACAACTATAAGATCCTTGAGTGGTATATTCGTGCGATGGATGACTATATGGATGGGCATTACAGTGGATTTTGTGACATGATACCGAGTATCAACACCAACAACTATGTCATCAGTTACGGTTTTGATCCCTCAAACATGTACTACACTTCATACAATCTCATCTTTGCAGGAAGTTTCGATCGGGCAACGAGCGATATCTCCGATTTTCAAAACGCTTTTGGGTGGCACGGGGGAGGAAGTTTGGTAACGTATGATATCAATTTGAGTGATTCCAATAGTTCAGCTATCGCATTGAGTGACTCTCAGTTGCCCGATTTTGTGTATGAGAAGTATTTTTTAACGATAGGAGCACACGCTGTAGCAAGGGGTGCCGATATAGATAAGAGTGCCTCTTGTTTGAATGGATTGAACGTAGATGACAATACGCTGCTTCTTTTTTACGATTACTATCCTTGGCAGGGTCAGACCTTCTGTGCTGATCCAAATGGAACCGGACAGTCCGGAAAAGCTGCCGTTTTGATGAGGTATGTACAAGGTTTTTTCGCCGCTGAACAGGATTATACTGTGCGATTGAAAATAGATATCAACAGAACCATAAGGGGACTTGGTTCTGTTCATTTCAGTAAGCAAAAGGTTGTTTTTTGA
- a CDS encoding type II secretion system protein, translating to MRKALTLLELIFSMVIIAIAFTVFPKILQVSSKTSVHALKEEALYQAVAMMGLVKTLPWDERNTLFDDYLFTDQGSSDYECSTSFGGAPIYRKGGFVGSRNCKHHQNATSALGMEANDHNIPDDVDDFVTLSPVTVQNFNASRQYELNISINYVDDLSLSDTNFTTGSSGGSTNTKYITISVSPLTKSSAFAGKTLAQVWYFSENIGQIRINRLPWRR from the coding sequence ATGAGAAAGGCTCTTACGCTTTTGGAGCTCATTTTTTCTATGGTGATCATTGCTATCGCTTTTACCGTTTTTCCTAAAATTTTACAGGTAAGTTCCAAAACCTCTGTCCATGCTTTGAAAGAGGAAGCGCTCTATCAAGCAGTTGCAATGATGGGACTTGTAAAAACTCTTCCATGGGATGAGAGAAATACACTGTTCGATGATTATTTGTTCACAGATCAAGGGAGCAGCGATTATGAGTGTTCCACCTCTTTTGGCGGTGCTCCTATCTATCGCAAAGGAGGATTTGTAGGAAGTCGTAACTGCAAGCATCACCAAAACGCCACATCTGCACTTGGTATGGAAGCAAATGATCATAATATTCCTGATGATGTGGATGATTTTGTTACGCTCTCTCCTGTAACGGTGCAAAACTTTAATGCAAGTAGACAGTATGAACTCAACATTTCGATAAATTATGTCGATGATCTTTCTTTGAGTGATACCAATTTTACAACGGGTAGCTCTGGTGGTTCAACCAATACAAAATATATCACCATTTCCGTTTCTCCTTTGACAAAAAGCAGCGCATTTGCTGGCAAAACGCTCGCTCAAGTATGGTACTTTTCTGAAAATATCGGGCAAATTCGTATCAATCGTTTGCCATGGAGACGATAA